The following proteins are co-located in the Bacillaceae bacterium S4-13-56 genome:
- a CDS encoding glutamate-1-semialdehyde 2,1-aminomutase, which translates to MDFMKSEEFYKEALQHIVGGVNSPSRSYKAVGGGTPVFMEKAQGAYFWDVDGNKYIDYLAAYGPIITGHAHPHIAEAITKAAYNGTLYGTPTVLENKFAKMLKDAIPSMEKVRFTNSGTEAVMTTVRVARAYTNRKKIIKFAGCYHGHFDQVLVAAGSGPSTLGTPDSAGILPSTAQEVITVPFNDVDSFKEALHHWGDDVAAVLVEPIVGNFGIVEPNPGFLQQINDLTHEAGALVIYDEVITAFRFTYGSAQQIYGVEPDMTALGKIIGGGLPIGAYGGRIDIMEQVAPLGPAYQAGTMAGNPASISAGIACLETLQEKGLYEELDRLGGILEEGILEKAEKNGVTITVNRLKGALTVYFTDQKVENYDQANDSDGEMFGKFFNAMLRQGINLAPSKYEAWFLTISHTEEDIYTTIQAVDQAFSTIKG; encoded by the coding sequence ATGGATTTTATGAAGTCAGAGGAATTTTATAAGGAAGCTTTACAGCATATTGTAGGTGGAGTAAATTCACCTTCTAGATCGTATAAAGCGGTTGGCGGTGGCACACCGGTATTTATGGAAAAAGCACAAGGGGCTTATTTTTGGGATGTGGATGGCAATAAATATATCGATTACCTAGCTGCATACGGACCGATTATCACAGGACATGCTCATCCACATATTGCAGAGGCCATCACTAAAGCGGCCTATAACGGGACACTCTACGGAACACCAACAGTCCTAGAAAATAAGTTTGCGAAAATGTTGAAGGATGCCATACCTTCGATGGAAAAAGTTCGTTTTACAAATTCAGGGACCGAGGCTGTGATGACCACCGTTCGAGTGGCACGCGCCTATACAAATCGAAAAAAAATCATCAAGTTCGCCGGTTGCTATCATGGACATTTTGATCAGGTCCTCGTAGCAGCAGGATCAGGCCCTTCTACCTTAGGAACACCGGATTCTGCTGGGATATTGCCTTCAACTGCTCAAGAAGTGATCACCGTTCCTTTCAATGACGTCGATTCCTTTAAAGAGGCACTTCATCACTGGGGAGATGATGTTGCGGCTGTCCTTGTGGAACCAATTGTAGGAAACTTTGGGATCGTGGAGCCAAATCCTGGTTTCCTCCAACAGATCAATGATCTTACACATGAGGCAGGAGCTTTAGTGATTTATGATGAGGTTATTACGGCATTCCGCTTTACCTATGGAAGTGCTCAACAAATTTATGGAGTTGAGCCTGACATGACCGCTCTTGGAAAAATTATAGGTGGCGGCCTCCCAATTGGTGCGTACGGTGGTCGAATCGATATCATGGAGCAAGTGGCACCACTTGGCCCAGCTTATCAAGCAGGAACAATGGCGGGAAACCCAGCATCCATATCAGCTGGCATTGCTTGTTTAGAGACTCTTCAAGAAAAAGGTCTATACGAAGAATTGGATCGATTAGGAGGCATCCTTGAAGAAGGAATCCTAGAAAAGGCTGAGAAAAACGGAGTAACCATTACAGTGAACCGCCTAAAAGGTGCTCTCACTGTCTATTTTACCGATCAAAAGGTCGAAAATTATGATCAAGCGAATGACTCAGATGGTGAAATGTTTGGTAAATTCTTTAATGCTATGCTTCGTCAAGGTATAAATTTGGCCCCTTCAAAATATGAGGCTTGGTTCTTAACTATTTCACACACCGAAGAAGATATCTATACAACTATACAAGCAGTAGACCAAGCATTCTCTACGATTAAGGGCTAA